From Desulfuribacillus stibiiarsenatis, a single genomic window includes:
- a CDS encoding manganese catalase family protein, with protein MFKHDKQLLREVRVERPNPTYAAMLQEQLGGPQGELKAAMQYLSQSFRIKNPKIKDIFLDIAAEELSHMEMVAQTINLLNGHEPNAVNAAVGNIEAHVLSGLNPMLTNASGELWTAAYVNVTGDLVADLLSNIAAEQRAKVVYEYLHRQIDDKYVRETIDFLLNREEAHSVLFRECFKEIEDIGSNRDWGIDQDNRLYFNLSTPGNFVGNSIPNQQPPSFNPPQSH; from the coding sequence ATGTTTAAGCACGATAAACAATTACTTAGAGAAGTACGAGTAGAGCGTCCAAATCCTACCTATGCAGCAATGTTGCAAGAGCAATTAGGCGGACCGCAAGGGGAATTGAAGGCTGCCATGCAGTATTTATCGCAAAGCTTCCGCATCAAGAACCCGAAGATTAAAGACATTTTCTTAGACATTGCAGCAGAGGAACTTAGTCATATGGAAATGGTAGCCCAAACCATCAATCTTCTCAATGGTCATGAGCCAAACGCAGTGAATGCTGCCGTAGGGAATATTGAAGCGCACGTTCTATCAGGTTTAAATCCTATGTTGACAAATGCATCCGGTGAATTATGGACAGCCGCTTATGTGAATGTAACAGGGGATTTAGTGGCTGATTTACTGTCAAATATTGCAGCTGAACAACGTGCCAAGGTTGTATACGAGTACTTACATAGACAGATTGATGACAAATATGTACGTGAAACCATCGATTTCTTATTAAATCGTGAAGAAGCACATAGTGTATTATTCAGAGAGTGTTTTAAGGAAATTGAAGATATAGGTTCTAATCGCGACTGGGGAATTGATCAAGACAATCGTCTGTACTTCAACTTATCTACACCGGGGAACTTTGTAGGCAATTCAATTCCGAATCAGCAGCCCCCAAGTTTTAACCCTCCCCAAAGTCACTAA
- a CDS encoding ethylbenzene dehydrogenase-related protein: MMKKKAIASTVVACSLLVGGAVVASNNGFFEGFRIANVLVNGKAVQSDVPAIIMKDRTLIPLRAVSEALNANVSWDDKTKTASVSTVKALPAHIDNPIEVSVRSTYDDKNVAIQFQWKTNKDYFGIFHDVRAYDSSKMTWDKPGTVDEDRVSFILENPADPIVGFDKIGCYAVCHEDMDKMPKNSGKSTSHYIDNSKPGQGTMLDMWHWRGGRAGAMGYAEDTWIKAGKLYSDVEGRQRDAVAGSTTKTLREAGDRFREDQAYGVEWKYNGKDFKLPEYVFDPAKNSGFYFFNDGKNLILGADYKKIFTTGSIEAAQSGKLQQSLIASGANKNALFVKDLPASEKDKIAAQIVDGAMVPRPVIFDYPSDQHDIQTVRSFDAATKIATVTMYRKLDTGSKNDVSLAGLATGTTYNMGFAVHDSNGGQQSHQISLPVKWGKQGSGADIQAMKVTDVKNTDWSSVPAIKKQTFKPGTKSLQHLSDATKHTGGPVIEQVSCKTCHGGTLPVEQYTIPVVK, encoded by the coding sequence ATGATGAAGAAGAAAGCAATCGCATCTACAGTAGTGGCTTGTTCTTTGCTGGTAGGTGGTGCAGTAGTAGCATCCAATAATGGATTTTTTGAAGGTTTCAGAATTGCAAATGTATTAGTAAACGGGAAAGCAGTCCAAAGTGACGTTCCTGCTATTATCATGAAGGACCGAACATTAATTCCTTTACGTGCCGTCAGTGAAGCATTGAATGCAAACGTAAGCTGGGACGATAAGACGAAGACAGCTAGCGTTTCAACTGTAAAAGCATTACCTGCACATATTGACAACCCAATTGAAGTTTCTGTTCGTTCTACATATGACGACAAGAACGTAGCAATTCAATTCCAATGGAAAACAAATAAAGATTACTTTGGTATTTTCCATGATGTTCGTGCTTATGATTCTAGTAAAATGACTTGGGATAAACCAGGGACTGTGGATGAAGACCGAGTTTCTTTTATTCTTGAGAACCCTGCAGATCCGATCGTAGGCTTTGATAAAATCGGTTGCTACGCTGTATGTCACGAAGATATGGACAAAATGCCGAAAAACTCTGGCAAATCAACTTCTCACTATATCGACAACTCAAAACCTGGGCAAGGTACGATGCTAGACATGTGGCATTGGCGTGGTGGTCGTGCAGGTGCAATGGGTTATGCGGAAGACACTTGGATTAAAGCTGGCAAGCTTTACTCTGACGTAGAAGGCCGTCAACGTGATGCAGTAGCAGGTTCTACTACGAAAACACTTCGCGAAGCGGGAGACCGTTTCCGTGAAGACCAGGCCTATGGCGTAGAGTGGAAATACAATGGCAAAGACTTCAAGCTTCCTGAGTATGTATTTGACCCAGCGAAGAATAGTGGTTTCTACTTCTTCAACGATGGTAAGAACTTAATACTAGGAGCAGATTATAAGAAGATTTTCACAACAGGCTCGATTGAAGCAGCTCAAAGCGGCAAGCTACAACAAAGCTTAATCGCATCAGGTGCGAATAAGAATGCTCTATTCGTGAAAGACCTTCCAGCTTCAGAAAAAGATAAGATTGCGGCTCAAATCGTGGATGGTGCAATGGTACCTCGTCCAGTAATATTCGATTATCCTTCAGACCAACATGATATCCAAACTGTGCGTTCCTTCGACGCTGCAACCAAGATTGCAACAGTTACAATGTACCGCAAATTAGATACTGGATCTAAAAACGACGTTAGCTTAGCTGGGTTAGCTACAGGCACAACATATAACATGGGCTTTGCCGTTCATGATAGTAACGGCGGGCAACAATCTCACCAAATTTCACTTCCAGTAAAGTGGGGAAAGCAAGGAAGTGGAGCAGATATTCAAGCTATGAAAGTTACAGATGTTAAGAACACAGACTGGTCTTCTGTACCAGCGATTAAGAAACAGACATTCAAGCCAGGAACAAAATCACTGCAACATTTAAGTGATGCAACAAAACATACTGGAGGTCCAGTAATTGAGCAAGTATCGTGCAAAACTTGCCACGGCGGAACACTTCCAGTAGAACAGTACACAATCCCTGTAGTAAAATAA
- a CDS encoding agmatine deiminase family protein — MYPRELGYRMPGEWETHEKTFLSWPIQSSMCFPDDYENVCKLYYVELVKAIAEFEPITVIINPEDIESVQEQLEDVIAHSTYPVDLLAIAHNDAWLRDNGPTFIVREDDRQIAGINWRFNAWGGKYAPWDLDDALAGKILDHYDIRRFDAAFILEGGSIHSDGEGTLLTTEECLLNENRNTLKKEHIEGLLKEYLNIKKIIWLKNGLDGDETDGHIDNIACFAAPGKVILQVCDDPKDPNYKITQEALAVLENTIDAKARKLEIIKIKQPPKRDFDGERLTLSYLNFYFVNGGIILPVFGGDAEETDRLAGETLQAAFPKHKIRKVDGMAIIKEGGNVHCTTQQMPAGKY, encoded by the coding sequence ATGTATCCAAGAGAATTAGGTTATAGAATGCCAGGCGAATGGGAAACCCATGAAAAGACATTTTTGTCTTGGCCAATACAAAGTTCCATGTGTTTTCCAGATGACTATGAAAACGTATGTAAGTTATATTATGTGGAACTCGTGAAAGCAATCGCAGAGTTTGAGCCAATAACGGTGATTATAAACCCGGAGGATATTGAGAGTGTCCAAGAACAATTAGAAGATGTAATTGCCCATAGTACATACCCAGTAGATTTACTTGCAATTGCTCATAATGACGCATGGCTAAGAGATAATGGACCAACGTTCATCGTTAGAGAAGACGATCGACAAATCGCAGGTATCAATTGGAGATTTAATGCATGGGGTGGCAAGTATGCACCGTGGGACTTAGACGATGCTCTTGCAGGCAAAATTCTCGACCATTATGATATCCGACGCTTTGACGCTGCCTTCATTCTAGAAGGTGGTTCAATCCATTCCGATGGTGAAGGGACACTACTCACCACAGAAGAATGCTTGTTAAATGAAAATCGAAACACATTGAAAAAAGAACATATTGAAGGGTTACTAAAAGAATATTTGAATATTAAAAAGATTATATGGCTGAAGAACGGATTAGATGGTGATGAGACGGATGGTCATATCGATAATATCGCTTGTTTTGCAGCACCTGGAAAGGTGATTTTACAAGTATGCGATGATCCTAAAGATCCGAACTATAAGATTACACAAGAAGCCTTAGCGGTATTAGAAAATACCATCGACGCGAAGGCAAGAAAGCTTGAAATCATTAAAATTAAACAACCCCCAAAACGCGATTTCGATGGCGAGCGTCTGACGTTAAGCTATTTGAATTTCTATTTCGTCAATGGTGGCATTATATTACCTGTGTTTGGCGGAGATGCGGAAGAGACAGATCGATTGGCGGGAGAAACGTTACAAGCAGCTTTTCCGAAGCATAAAATTCGAAAGGTAGATGGAATGGCAATCATCAAAGAAGGTGGCAATGTTCATTGCACAACACAACAAATGCCAGCAGGGAAGTACTAA
- the aguB gene encoding N-carbamoylputrescine amidase encodes MTKKVKVAATQMSCSNNIEENIEKADKLVQEAAANGAKIILLQELFETPYFCQKENPEYYSYATELEENNAIQHFKKVAKELEIVLPISFYEKKNNARYNSLAVIDANGEILGRYRKSHIPDGPGYEEKFYFNPGDTGFKVWKTKYAKIGIGVCWDQWYPEAARCMALQGAEILFYPTAIGSEPEDSTVDSKDHWQTCMLGHAAANLVPVVASNRVGIEQQAGSEITFYGSSFIAGAQGQKIVEANRTDETVIYAELDLDQLERQRAEWGIYRDRRPDLYKIITSYDGENLV; translated from the coding sequence ATGACGAAAAAAGTGAAAGTTGCAGCAACACAAATGAGTTGCTCTAACAATATAGAGGAGAACATTGAAAAAGCGGACAAGCTTGTTCAAGAAGCAGCTGCCAATGGGGCGAAGATTATTCTTTTACAGGAGTTGTTCGAAACACCATACTTCTGCCAGAAGGAAAACCCAGAATACTATTCGTATGCTACGGAACTAGAGGAGAATAATGCAATCCAGCACTTCAAGAAAGTAGCAAAGGAGCTAGAAATCGTACTTCCTATCAGCTTTTATGAGAAGAAGAACAATGCAAGGTATAACTCCTTAGCGGTGATTGATGCGAACGGTGAAATCTTAGGCAGATACCGTAAAAGTCATATTCCTGATGGGCCTGGCTATGAGGAGAAGTTTTACTTTAACCCGGGAGATACAGGCTTTAAAGTTTGGAAGACCAAATACGCGAAGATTGGTATAGGCGTTTGTTGGGATCAATGGTATCCAGAAGCAGCACGATGCATGGCGTTACAAGGGGCGGAGATTCTTTTCTACCCAACTGCCATCGGTTCTGAGCCAGAAGATTCCACAGTAGACTCTAAGGATCATTGGCAGACTTGCATGTTAGGGCATGCAGCAGCGAACTTAGTACCAGTCGTAGCATCGAACCGCGTAGGTATTGAACAACAAGCAGGGTCTGAGATTACATTCTATGGTTCGTCTTTCATCGCAGGAGCGCAAGGACAGAAGATAGTTGAAGCCAATCGTACCGATGAAACGGTAATCTATGCAGAGCTTGACCTTGATCAACTGGAACGCCAACGCGCTGAGTGGGGTATCTACCGTGACCGCCGCCCAGATTTGTATAAAATCATCACTTCCTACGATGGGGAGAATTTGGTGTAA
- the cas2 gene encoding CRISPR-associated endonuclease Cas2, with protein MYVIITYDVGEKRVHKVCKKLREYLTWTQNSVFEGVITKGKLTECLSEVEKIIKKKEDSVYLYTIDNPKNITKKVYGQSKNFDDMFL; from the coding sequence ATGTATGTTATAATTACATACGATGTCGGAGAAAAAAGGGTACATAAAGTATGTAAAAAGCTAAGAGAGTATTTAACCTGGACACAAAACTCCGTATTTGAAGGAGTAATAACGAAAGGTAAGTTAACAGAATGTTTGTCAGAAGTTGAGAAGATTATTAAGAAAAAAGAAGATTCAGTATACCTCTACACAATTGATAACCCCAAAAATATTACGAAAAAAGTGTATGGACAATCGAAAAACTTTGATGACATGTTTTTGTAA
- the cas6 gene encoding CRISPR-associated endoribonuclease Cas6 yields MRFSITYQVSEMPTHYRMKIYSLIKEAVKRGAPDYYLKIFEEQRKEIKPLCFGTYLKEFKIEDKKIHLKEITITISSTMEFAIHAFNGFRELHSYEIEGVELKQTKIQLLKEADIVSGEVYFTTISPILIENRMGKPLSPAHPEYENELNYYANLQLKQMAGRELYKPIRFTPIKMKKTVIKESNQLFRQTHNEESLFYTAYRGDFKLQGHPEDLKILYQFGLGKRTAYFGLLEYRREGA; encoded by the coding sequence TTGAGGTTCTCAATTACGTACCAAGTGTCTGAAATGCCTACGCATTATCGTATGAAGATTTATTCTCTAATCAAAGAAGCAGTCAAACGCGGTGCCCCTGACTATTATCTGAAGATTTTTGAAGAACAACGAAAAGAAATTAAGCCCCTATGTTTCGGAACCTACCTCAAAGAATTCAAAATCGAAGATAAAAAAATCCATCTTAAAGAAATCACTATCACAATAAGCTCAACTATGGAATTTGCAATCCATGCATTTAATGGATTTCGGGAACTGCATTCATATGAAATAGAAGGAGTAGAATTAAAACAAACCAAGATCCAACTATTAAAAGAAGCAGATATAGTTAGTGGAGAAGTTTACTTCACAACAATTTCCCCGATTTTAATTGAAAACAGAATGGGTAAGCCATTATCGCCTGCCCATCCAGAATACGAAAATGAATTAAATTATTATGCGAATTTACAGCTGAAGCAGATGGCGGGGCGTGAATTGTACAAGCCTATCCGTTTTACACCAATCAAAATGAAGAAGACTGTCATTAAGGAAAGTAATCAATTATTTCGCCAAACTCACAATGAAGAATCATTATTTTACACTGCTTATAGGGGAGATTTTAAACTACAAGGTCATCCAGAGGATCTAAAGATACTCTATCAGTTCGGTTTAGGTAAGAGAACTGCATATTTTGGCTTACTAGAATATAGAAGAGAGGGGGCGTAA
- the cas7i gene encoding type I-B CRISPR-associated protein Cas7/Cst2/DevR: MAKALSMTIIFKANSLNYGEGIANISELKKIHRGNGDVLTFASRQSIRYDIVRLGNEWFEWNLNTVDKTKGTLQFREDISIADSVEMDFFGYLKTGKKSLKRPAVARLSHAVSLEPYKSDLEFLNNMGLAERIDETPNLANIEQHESLYSYTITIDLDKVGIDGEVKLDTNERAQRVNQLLEIIKLLNRNIRGRQESLAPMFVIGGVYSVANPFFLGRINLVPMKKSWDINISTLQSVTERTFAGNTVGSQTFVGFDAGIFGNEANFSEINVIGVSSVESFFQKIKEQVGNYYGVRV; this comes from the coding sequence ATGGCTAAAGCACTGTCGATGACAATAATATTTAAGGCGAATTCATTAAATTATGGAGAGGGAATTGCAAATATATCGGAATTGAAGAAAATTCATCGTGGTAATGGGGATGTGCTAACATTTGCCTCCCGTCAAAGTATTCGGTACGATATTGTGCGGCTAGGGAACGAGTGGTTCGAGTGGAATCTAAATACTGTAGATAAAACGAAAGGTACTCTACAATTTAGAGAGGATATATCAATTGCAGATTCAGTTGAAATGGACTTCTTTGGTTACTTGAAGACAGGGAAGAAATCACTAAAGAGACCAGCAGTAGCAAGATTATCGCATGCAGTATCCCTAGAACCATATAAGAGTGACCTAGAGTTCTTGAACAACATGGGTTTAGCAGAAAGAATTGATGAAACCCCAAACCTCGCAAACATTGAACAGCACGAGAGTCTATATTCTTATACGATTACAATTGATTTAGACAAAGTTGGTATTGATGGGGAGGTTAAGCTAGATACGAATGAAAGGGCCCAAAGAGTGAATCAGCTCTTAGAGATAATCAAGTTACTCAATAGAAACATACGCGGTCGTCAGGAAAGTTTAGCGCCTATGTTCGTAATTGGAGGGGTATACTCAGTTGCGAATCCGTTTTTCTTAGGTAGGATTAATCTTGTACCTATGAAGAAGAGCTGGGATATAAATATAAGTACATTACAATCTGTAACCGAGAGAACGTTTGCTGGGAATACAGTAGGCTCACAAACCTTTGTTGGATTTGATGCTGGAATTTTTGGTAACGAAGCGAATTTTAGTGAAATAAATGTAATTGGCGTGAGCTCAGTAGAAAGCTTTTTCCAGAAGATAAAAGAGCAGGTTGGAAACTACTATGGAGTACGTGTGTAA
- the cas5b gene encoding type I-B CRISPR-associated protein Cas5b has protein sequence MKALRLKIYQQTACYKKPFAFKVSETYPLPPYSTVKGMVHSILGADSLIPMKISIQGIYDTIVTDYQTHYFFKRDKTEEFALTADGLGISREFNDITTMPIYMHMLYDVNLVLHIQAADEILEQLESAINSRNIHFSLGRWEDLVRVDECEIIHLQDCGEPRPLHHNAFVPIEYLSDVAHFPYKLNWTYEVINNVRVWNKIQVGYVQKGLWIEQHEQLKIDPYGDLVFFHID, from the coding sequence ATGAAGGCTTTGCGGTTAAAAATATATCAGCAGACTGCCTGTTATAAGAAACCATTTGCGTTCAAGGTGTCAGAGACATATCCGCTTCCGCCGTATTCAACCGTAAAAGGTATGGTTCACTCTATATTAGGTGCGGATTCACTTATCCCTATGAAAATAAGCATCCAAGGAATATATGACACGATAGTTACTGATTATCAAACACATTATTTCTTTAAACGTGATAAAACAGAGGAATTTGCATTAACAGCTGATGGACTAGGGATAAGTAGGGAATTTAATGATATCACAACAATGCCAATTTACATGCACATGTTATACGATGTCAATTTAGTACTACATATACAGGCAGCAGATGAAATTCTAGAACAACTTGAAAGTGCAATTAACTCACGGAATATCCATTTTAGTTTGGGCAGATGGGAAGACTTAGTTCGTGTAGATGAATGTGAGATTATACATTTGCAAGATTGTGGAGAGCCCCGACCATTACACCATAACGCATTTGTTCCAATCGAATATTTATCTGATGTGGCGCATTTTCCTTATAAATTGAATTGGACATATGAAGTAATAAATAATGTTCGAGTGTGGAATAAAATCCAAGTGGGTTACGTTCAAAAAGGCTTGTGGATTGAGCAACATGAACAATTGAAAATTGACCCCTATGGTGACCTTGTATTTTTCCATATTGATTAA
- a CDS encoding CRISPR-associated helicase/endonuclease Cas3, whose amino-acid sequence MIYYAKSVPIETISQHTDELLLRLEEYKRVNYESLPLLNQRDWELLEIAVRYHDVGKTDLVFQNKIRSVINEELLKTNYDSDVPHSFLSVMAIPYDLLKIDKEERKILSQIIGFHHERDVAVEHEQDEIIDTYKRNILPFKDEIEKQLGTVIDKSSYGTKLNVLHTKKRLTPSDDGYLKYVLLKGILHRLDHAASAHVPIELASEMNVGHYVNRYFTDKIKVEKRPLQRFVEEQQESHLVIVAQTGMGKTEAGLLWIGDKKGFLTLPLRVSINSMYSRITNMENIGFSKVGEDGIEEATGLLHSTSYEYLSTLEILDERLLSQMHNQSKEFANKLIISTIDQILKFPFYYLGFEKEYATMSTSKVIIDELQAYDPKIAALLIRAMVLIDQIGGSFMIMTATLPDYYFKTLLKKMKNPRRPIMFQEFIDDTVRRHHLKLSNQSIADDEVIQEMYEKGISKKVLVICNTVNRAVEIFDKLKHLGAKVRLLHSRFIKRDRERLEKEILEFAHNNETGIWVTTQLVEASLDIDFDILFTEMSTLDSQFQRYGRCNRKGIKSFEEANVYVFTNNVSGIMNKKGSVYHYEIYQRSLEILNIYIDEIPLLESTKANMIKELYDENGLEGTKFKDEFDRTLAQFEDRPHYDLKKQEAQNLLRDIQQTQVLPIQFLMNEEYTDALYLYESSQTKLDRKKYRKVLESFTLSVNKWRAKDKITSEINGLQGIFVIDCMYSHEKGLLLEEVELFV is encoded by the coding sequence ATGATTTACTATGCTAAGTCAGTGCCCATAGAAACAATTTCACAGCATACAGATGAATTACTTTTAAGATTAGAAGAATACAAACGGGTAAACTATGAATCATTGCCGTTGCTTAACCAACGGGATTGGGAACTGTTAGAGATAGCTGTCAGATATCATGATGTCGGGAAAACTGATCTTGTGTTCCAAAATAAAATTCGCTCGGTTATAAACGAGGAACTACTGAAGACTAACTATGATTCTGACGTACCGCATAGTTTTTTATCGGTAATGGCAATCCCATATGACCTTCTAAAGATTGATAAAGAAGAAAGAAAAATACTGTCCCAAATTATTGGGTTTCATCATGAACGAGATGTTGCAGTAGAACATGAGCAAGATGAAATAATCGACACATACAAGCGCAATATTTTGCCATTCAAAGATGAGATTGAGAAACAGTTAGGAACAGTGATTGATAAGTCTAGTTATGGTACTAAATTGAATGTTCTTCATACTAAAAAGAGATTAACGCCTAGTGACGACGGGTATCTAAAATATGTATTACTAAAAGGGATTCTGCACCGATTGGATCATGCTGCATCTGCGCACGTGCCTATAGAACTTGCTTCTGAAATGAATGTGGGACATTATGTAAATAGGTATTTTACGGATAAGATTAAAGTAGAGAAAAGGCCGTTACAACGATTTGTAGAAGAACAACAAGAATCGCATTTAGTAATAGTTGCACAAACGGGAATGGGAAAAACAGAGGCTGGACTACTATGGATTGGGGATAAAAAAGGTTTCTTGACTTTACCGCTCAGGGTCAGCATTAATTCAATGTATAGCAGAATTACGAATATGGAAAATATAGGCTTCAGCAAAGTTGGTGAAGACGGCATTGAAGAAGCGACAGGGCTTTTGCATTCTACTAGTTATGAGTATTTATCAACTCTAGAAATATTGGACGAGCGATTATTATCCCAAATGCATAATCAGTCTAAAGAGTTCGCCAACAAATTAATTATATCTACCATAGATCAGATTCTTAAATTCCCTTTCTATTATCTAGGTTTTGAAAAAGAATATGCTACGATGAGTACTTCAAAAGTTATTATCGATGAATTACAAGCGTATGACCCGAAGATTGCCGCGCTACTAATTCGGGCGATGGTGCTAATTGACCAAATCGGGGGATCGTTTATGATTATGACAGCGACCTTGCCTGACTACTATTTCAAAACACTGCTTAAAAAAATGAAAAATCCTCGGCGTCCTATTATGTTTCAAGAATTTATAGACGATACAGTAAGAAGGCACCATTTGAAACTTAGTAATCAATCTATTGCAGACGACGAAGTTATTCAAGAGATGTATGAAAAAGGGATATCGAAGAAAGTTCTTGTAATATGTAATACCGTTAATAGAGCAGTAGAAATCTTTGATAAATTAAAACATCTAGGAGCGAAAGTAAGGCTATTACACTCACGATTTATTAAAAGGGATCGTGAACGATTAGAAAAAGAAATACTAGAATTTGCCCATAATAATGAGACAGGTATTTGGGTAACCACTCAATTGGTGGAGGCAAGTTTAGATATTGATTTTGACATTCTTTTTACTGAGATGTCAACGTTAGATAGTCAATTTCAAAGATATGGGAGATGTAATAGAAAAGGCATAAAGTCATTTGAAGAAGCTAACGTCTATGTATTTACTAACAATGTATCTGGTATTATGAATAAGAAAGGCTCAGTTTACCATTATGAGATTTATCAAAGAAGCTTAGAGATATTAAATATTTACATTGATGAAATACCATTGTTAGAATCAACAAAAGCAAACATGATAAAGGAATTATATGATGAAAATGGGTTAGAAGGTACTAAGTTTAAAGATGAGTTTGACAGAACCCTCGCACAATTTGAGGATAGACCGCACTATGATCTAAAAAAACAAGAGGCCCAGAACCTACTTAGGGATATTCAGCAAACTCAAGTATTGCCTATCCAGTTTTTAATGAATGAAGAGTACACAGATGCTTTATATTTGTATGAGTCGAGTCAGACAAAATTAGATAGAAAGAAATATAGAAAAGTACTAGAATCTTTTACTTTATCAGTTAATAAGTGGAGGGCAAAAGATAAAATAACATCAGAAATAAATGGTCTTCAAGGAATCTTTGTAATTGACTGTATGTATTCTCACGAAAAAGGCTTGTTATTAGAGGAAGTAGAACTTTTTGTATAG
- the cas4 gene encoding CRISPR-associated protein Cas4 produces the protein MHDQSIGGIDLQYYELCKRKLWLYRKGINMEEESDYVLQGKVLHERSYPRLLDKERLIDDAFAIDAIDGEYVREVKLSSKMSNADKMQMLFYLYQLSLRGIYKKGLISYTKERRTEEIELTESNQKQIISAIGGVYEIINLPTAPPVKKFPYCKSCAYYEFCYSREDD, from the coding sequence ATGCATGACCAATCTATAGGTGGAATCGATCTACAATATTATGAGTTATGTAAACGGAAGTTATGGCTATATAGGAAAGGCATCAATATGGAGGAAGAATCTGATTATGTTTTACAAGGAAAAGTATTACATGAAAGGTCGTATCCAAGACTACTTGATAAAGAACGGTTGATTGATGATGCATTTGCTATCGATGCAATAGACGGGGAATATGTAAGAGAGGTTAAGCTATCAAGCAAAATGTCGAATGCAGATAAGATGCAGATGTTATTTTATCTTTATCAGCTTTCTTTGCGGGGGATTTATAAAAAAGGTCTTATAAGTTATACGAAGGAAAGGCGAACAGAGGAAATCGAATTAACGGAAAGCAATCAAAAACAAATCATCTCGGCAATTGGCGGGGTCTATGAAATAATAAATCTGCCAACGGCTCCTCCTGTAAAGAAATTCCCTTATTGTAAATCGTGTGCTTATTATGAGTTTTGCTATTCTAGGGAGGATGATTAG
- the cas1b gene encoding type I-B CRISPR-associated endonuclease Cas1b: protein MLRDHYIFSNGRLKRKDNTVYFENEQGQKKALPIEAIQTLHLFGEIDLNSKFLTYISQYGISLQFYNYYGFYAGAYHPKEKKESGLVIVKQSAHYLDRDKRQFLAYQFLQGAVHHMLRNLRRHKESVQTHIDEIELIAQKLQFAKDIQSLMGIEGQIRHIYYQSFNHILKQDFLMEKREKQPPRDPLNALISFGNTLMYTAILGEIYKTPLNPTISYLHEPSVRRFSLCLDIAEIFKPLIVDSIIFALINKKSITKKHFEYLEKEICYLNEEGKKRFITAWEEKLGTSVKHRTLNRNTTYRYLLRLECYKLVKHVIDDQVYKPLKAWW, encoded by the coding sequence ATGTTGCGTGATCACTATATTTTTTCTAATGGCAGGCTTAAGCGTAAGGACAACACAGTGTATTTCGAAAATGAACAAGGGCAGAAAAAAGCCCTCCCTATTGAAGCGATTCAAACATTGCATTTGTTCGGCGAAATCGATTTAAACAGTAAATTTCTTACTTATATCAGTCAATACGGGATATCATTACAGTTCTATAATTACTATGGATTTTATGCAGGTGCATATCATCCAAAGGAGAAAAAAGAGTCGGGTCTAGTAATTGTAAAACAAAGTGCTCACTACTTAGATAGGGATAAGAGACAATTTCTAGCATATCAATTCTTGCAAGGTGCAGTCCATCATATGTTACGAAACCTTAGAAGACATAAAGAAAGTGTACAAACCCATATTGACGAGATAGAATTAATTGCACAGAAACTTCAATTTGCTAAAGATATTCAATCTCTTATGGGAATAGAAGGTCAGATTAGACATATTTATTATCAATCATTCAATCATATATTAAAACAAGACTTCTTAATGGAAAAGCGCGAGAAACAACCACCTAGAGATCCACTTAATGCGCTAATATCGTTTGGTAATACATTGATGTACACTGCAATACTAGGGGAAATATACAAGACCCCTCTAAATCCGACCATAAGCTACTTGCATGAACCGTCAGTGAGACGCTTCTCTTTATGCTTGGATATAGCAGAGATATTCAAACCACTAATTGTTGATTCGATTATATTTGCTTTAATAAACAAGAAAAGCATTACAAAAAAACATTTTGAATACTTAGAAAAAGAGATTTGTTACTTAAATGAAGAAGGGAAAAAACGCTTTATAACTGCATGGGAAGAGAAATTAGGTACATCAGTAAAACATAGAACATTAAATCGTAATACAACCTATCGATACTTATTGCGATTAGAATGTTATAAATTAGTAAAGCACGTTATTGATGATCAAGTATACAAACCATTAAAAGCGTGGTGGTAG